The Aquila chrysaetos chrysaetos chromosome 17, bAquChr1.4, whole genome shotgun sequence region TTAGCACcgcaaagaaacaaacagttgTGCTAAATTTGATTGCAACTTTGATCTATCACAAACCACAGATTAAGTTTCTGTATAGTTACAGTAACAAAAATTTGCCTCCACAATATGAGAATATCCACACAAAACTGTGGAAATTGATTATATATGGAAAGAGTGGTAGTGAAATCAGGGAAAAGATGACATGCAAGTTTTGCTATCAAATACACAAAGTGAAcgtttttctttcagtatctttcatttaaagtaaCCTAGGAAAACGTTTATTACTTTTTGTTTAGTCACACTTGTGATCCCTCCCACTCAAAACATACAAATATCATTCTAGATGAGTATTTTCGAGATAAAAGTGACAAGACAAGCAAGTTCACTATAAGAAATAACTTTTATGtttcaagaacagaaacaagGCCAGTTCAAGTTGTAGACAGCAGCTGTCACCAAAAATCTATCCatgttattttgatgttttgtctgtttttccatAGTCGCAAGGATTTGGAGATCCTCTACAGACAGGCACTGCCATAATACCTTGCTGCTGAATTCCACTTGCTCCTGTATGAGAGTCTCCCAGGGCACATGGCTGAACAACTGTATGACCATCACCAGTTCCCAGCTGAGCTCctggagaggcaggaaaaagacTTAAACGTAACAGAAGATACAATTCCAGTTCTGGAATTTAAAATGTTGGGGTTTTCCCCCCCTCTTCAAGAGGAGAGCTTTGACTGTGGCTTGCTTcaaccccaccccccccccaacccacctCAGAACATGTCCAAAGCTCTAATGCTTTAGTCTTTCCAAATTCAGATGAATACACAGTAACCTTCTacaaaatgaatacatttttgaTGTGAAGAGTGTAAGTACATGTATGCACTTTTAAGTATacattttaaggagaaaagagTGCAcataatgttaattttttaaactaagcCCTTCCTGTCTTCTAAATCTCtgaacttaaaaagaaaaaaaagctcaagcACCCAGCTTTAAGGGGTCTAGACTTTAATTCTTCAAGAGGAACTATACTGGCTGAGAATAAGGTCCATCTTCCTCCACGATCTGCTTCTAACCTTGACTAAAGCCTAAGGAGAACACAAACCCAGTAAATTTCCAGTTCTGCTGTATCCTTTTACAATGAGGAGTCCAAGGTGTATGTAGTATTCGAGAAGTTGATGCACTATGGATTTACACAATGttaatactgtttttatttttctcttagcaACTAGTTAATGCTAGTCTTTGTATGTTACAATAAGAATGTTAATAGTCTAATTTTTATCAAAACTGTATAAATTCTATATTAAATTCTTTCAGACACTGTCCACCATATTATTGTTGACATTATGGTAGAATTAAATTCCAGTAAGCAATCTAATGCCAGCAttagaaaactttaaaaattaacagttcTGACTTGAAAATTCACAAATCACTCATCACAAATATCAGGATGCTTGTAgacttcaagaagaaaatcacaatcaaatgcttttgaaatcaaaCTGTTTGATACACGTTAATAAGTAattttcagggggaaaaaaaaaaaccacgttAAAGAATTCTTACACatttgagataaaaaaaataactaaagatGTCTATACACAAATACTACCAAACTTAGTGAATAAATTTGAAAGTGTTTGTGACTTGCACTGAAAACTGTCTTGTGAAAACAGTTCTTTCTTATAATATGTAATGCTAAGGGCATTATAAAAAGTTCATGCAGTTCAGTTCCAATAATTCTATGTATTGAAAGAATTTGACTGACCTCCTGTACTACCACAACCAGAAATGCTTTCTCCTGGTGAATAGCCCATTAGGCcaccatttccatttccatttggATTAGAAGGCACTGTTGCAAGAAGACctaagcaaagaaataaaatatatagccataaaaaaaaaagacagggaaaaaaaaaaaaaagagatttaagtgtagcatgcttttttcctcatggtAGCTAATTCTCCACCCTCATCCTGACTGGTTTACCTTTTAACAGGAGAACATCTCTCTATCTTGCCTACTTCTGGGATCTTGCCAAGTAATTTTAGTTCACAATTATTTAACAAGCATTTCCTACATAACGTTCTGCATAACTTTTCCAATATTCATTAGTTACAGGTATTCGCTACATTCCATTGAAGTAGAACGCAATGATTCAATATCCAGTATCTGAACATACTGACTGCTTACACCTTCCTGAGCAATACAAGCACATGTAGTTTACTTCTTGGAGCAAAGGGGACAGTCTTTCCTAAATAGGAAGAATGCTACCAGAGGTTGCATTGCTCTCTCTTTGAGCAACAgcatttgcaaatgcaaatacagtatGATTTAAGATATGAACCACATTAATTTTCTAATCACTGGTATTAAAATCTATCTGTACAAGAGTATCAGAACATACAGAAGACccagtttaacaaaaaaacttccaaaaacccacagaaaaaatTTTCCAGGTAAGATTTGGAAAGAGGCACTCCACTCaactctttcttccctttcttgatTACAtctaattttttcatttatttggatACACAACCCTGGTCACCACACTGAGCTCACACCTGATTACACCACTGCTATGGGACAAAATTACTAATTGCTAGAAGGTGAGAGAAGTTTTCGAATAAATAAAGCCAACAGCCTATAACCATACCCAGTCCTCGGTATCGTGAAAGCTGCTGGTAGATTTGTTTCATCCTCTCAATATTCAGACGGCTTGCCTCTGCATGATTTACCATTGGTTTGGGATAATTAACTCCTATCATACATTTTGCAGCCTTCTGGACGCTCTCTGGGGCATTCCATGGATCATAGATGTATTTTGCAGGGAAACCTCTAAGTACTGGCAAATAacgtcttaaaaaaaaaattaaaaggtcaTTTTGAGTATAAAGCCACTTGACAGTTTAAGCAACATCCAGGAATCGCTGAAATTTCTGGATTATGAGTTACCTGATATAATCCCCATTTGGGTCAGTTCTTCTGCCAAAACCCACTGGACAGTAGCAGTGAAAAAACTGCTGGAAGAAGGAACTACAGGATAGCCACATCCAGCTTCCAGCATTCACACTCCAATCTGCGTCAAGTAAGAGCTCTTCAAAGACCTTAAGAAATTAAAGCAACAAGTTAGTCTGAACATGGCACACCTTAGAGACATCTACTTTTTCAGGAATTGTTCCAAGTTCctgatttcagcagcagaaacccAGCTCTTCAACATAGCAACACTCTTTCTTAACTGGCAACATTCACAGAATGCTCAGTATGCAATTGCAAATACTTACCTAAATGCCAAACTCAAGAACAAAAGTGTGATAGCCTGTCTGGCTTTTACCTTGTAAAAAACCTTGTAGACATCTCAAAGCTACAACCAAAAAGTTACACATTCTTGCATAAAtacatccttaaaaaaaataaatccccaaAGGATGGCTGAAGCCTGACCGCTTGCAAGTGGCATTTGTTGCTTTCAAAGAGTTGCTTCATCACATTACAACTGAGTAAGTTTTGCAAACTTCCAGAAAACAGAGAACATACAAAGCACATTTCAAACTCAAACTGTCGGTCTGAATATCTCAACTTGCGCAGCACCTTTCACTATGCAAGGAGTCCCACGAGGAGAATTCAAGACTTCAGGGTagcaaaaacattcagaagttGTATTCCTGAAGGCCAACAGTTAATCTAGTAAGTCACAGTTTTGAGGATGCACACTTAAATTCCTGGAGGTATATGAACCACCAAGCATGCTGAAGAATGGTGGGACAGATAATGAACTCTGGTCTGAAGACAAAAAGTCTTCTCTGGTAATTGCTACCTctattatataaaaaataaccCATGAGGAAATTGAAGATTTATGAAGGTTTTACTTTAAATCTGGAGCTCAATAGTTGCAAAACATTAAAGTTGCCAGCATTGattgttttttcattattaacacAGACAATGCTAACTTGTATAAAAAGAAGTTTCTCTGCTCAGTCAGATCACTAGCAATACAGGCTAACAACAAATAAAGAGAAGCCTTATTCTTTGAAGAAGAACATTCAAGTACCTTTTATAAAAAGGGTGCACTGAGAAGtagttttcaaaacagatacttaatagatatttttgaaagttctgattttcctttcaaacttGCATTGTCTCCAAACGTTCCAAAGAAACCACCACCTTTCTTCAAGCCAACACTAAAACTTAACATCTTACTACTGCCACCCATCTTCAACTAATATTATTTGAATATGAATTCTAAATAAGGTAATACCATTAAACAAGAATATCTCTCTACATATATTCAATAAGGCATTCATTCTACAGCATACACTGAATAAGTGTTACAAAAGTATCTTTGTCTAAATATCTGCaactatttggaaaaaaagaaaaggctgttttgaaaaaataagatttatcttaaaacacttttaaaaaaacattttaaatagaaggTGACTAATAATGGTACAAAATCTTTAGATGAACATTAAGTGTTAGCACACAACTGTTCCACTAGATGCTGCCATGTAATAAGACTTAGGAAAGAACAGCACCATGGAAGGCCAGATTAACTTTTGCTAGCTACAGATGTATGAATTAAACATGCTTCCACTGCAAAAGTCTGGGCCCTCCACATACCTGTATTATTTCAAAAGTAAGAACAAATTGGCATTTATGTGTAATATACAGCTTTGTTGTTTGGCTGAGTTACTTATGTATGTGCATCTTCAATGTCTTTATCTATgaactgtaaaaggaaaattccTAAAGCAGCTTACGTTGTTTTGTaaccaagactttttttttttttaaaggaaaggtgTTTGCTTAGAACTGTTAAGAAAGGTGAAATTTTGTAagattatatacatatataaatatgagATCACAATCCTGATAGCAAGTAAATTCTTTTTTagatttcaaaactaaaaaactatttttaaaatgaattatgaTTGCTCCGTAAAAGATGTGATACCCTTCTAAAAGTATAAAACTGATTCAAAGGCTGAGATTAAATtattctattcttttctttaaaagactgGAATTTCTAATTTGATCTTCAGCATCTCTTGGATACTTGTATAGAAATGAATTGCACTGAAACTTCAGCCAAACCATGTTGTCCATACTCACACTTCTACCGTTGGATGAAAggacagaaactgctgaaaggACATTCTcagcttttacttttctccCTTTAATTTCTATGGTGCTTTCCCTTCGCAGGGAAGCAGATGCGAGATGTGAACAGAAACTGTTCACACAGTAGGACTGGAATGAAATTTCAATTACAAGAGCAATCCATGTTTATTTGCCAAAATTTAGGAAGAAATCTCAAATTTAAAAGAACTGCAGACCTATTTTGACTACAAGAAACTCTAATATTCCAATAAAAGGGGGCATTGCACAGGCAAAACTTCAGCACCACGGGTTTATCAGAAGcgatttcattttcatttaagttttaaaattcaaCTTACACCACACAGTAACAATTCTAGAATGACTAATTGAAACTTTAACAGGCACTTTAAGAAATTCAAGAGTTAGAAAAAATACCTTCATTCCTTCTTCCCAGCTAATCCAGAGGTCACCTCGAGTCAAAAAGCATGCTACAGCATGCCGGGCTAAATGATGAATCCAACCTTCTTGACGAAGCTGCGTCATAATCGCATCAATCCAAGGAAAACCTGTCCTGCCTTCTGCCCATTTGGCCAAAGCCTCAGGATTCTTATCCCATGGAATTTGTACACAGATAGGATTCCCCTCCATTTTATCAAACCGTGGATTGTTAGTCGCCGCTGTGTAGAAAAATTCACGCCATAACAGCTGGCCAtagagggagaggggaggggagctgTTCTTTTTTACCTGatcattaaaggaaaatattttattaggcGAAGAAGGCGGCAAAAATCATGGCATCTAAGAGGTGTAGCTGACTACATAGAAATCGTACCTTTTTGTACAGATCCGTTAACTTGAAATAAAAGAGACGACAGGACAAACAGCCAAAGCGGAGGTAGGGACTAAGCCCTGTAGGGCTTGCCAGAAGGGAATTTGCATTCATTCGTGGTCTTTCAAAGT contains the following coding sequences:
- the CRY1 gene encoding cryptochrome-1 isoform X1 codes for the protein MGVNAVHWFRKGLRLHDNPALRECIEGADTVRCVYILDPWFAGSSNVGINRWRFLLQCLEDLDANLRKLNSRLFVIRGQPADVFPRLFKEWNIAKLSIEYDSEPFGKERDAAIKKLASEAGVEVIVRISHTLYDLDKIIELNGGQPPLTYKRFQTLISRMEPLEMPVETITPEVMEKCTTPVSDDHDEKYGVPSLEELGFDTDGLPSAVWPGGETEALTRLERHLERKAWVANFERPRMNANSLLASPTGLSPYLRFGCLSCRLFYFKLTDLYKKVKKNSSPPLSLYGQLLWREFFYTAATNNPRFDKMEGNPICVQIPWDKNPEALAKWAEGRTGFPWIDAIMTQLRQEGWIHHLARHAVACFLTRGDLWISWEEGMKVFEELLLDADWSVNAGSWMWLSCSSFFQQFFHCYCPVGFGRRTDPNGDYIRRYLPVLRGFPAKYIYDPWNAPESVQKAAKCMIGVNYPKPMVNHAEASRLNIERMKQIYQQLSRYRGLGLLATVPSNPNGNGNGGLMGYSPGESISGCGSTGGAQLGTGDGHTVVQPCALGDSHTGASGIQQQGYCQASSILHYAHGDNQQSHLLQAGRTALGTGISAGKRPNPEEETQSVGPKVQRQSTN
- the CRY1 gene encoding cryptochrome-1 isoform X2: MGVNAVHWFRKGLRLHDNPALRECIEGADTVRCVYILDPWFAGSSNVGINRWRFLLQCLEDLDANLRKLNSRLFVIRGQPADVFPRLFKEWNIAKLSIEYDSEPFGKERDAAIKKLASEAGVEVIVRISHTLYDLDKIIELNGGQPPLTYKRFQTLISRMEPLEMPVETITPEVMEKCTTPVSDDHDEKYGVPSLEELGFDTDGLPSAVWPGGETEALTRLERHLERKAWVANFERPRMNANSLLASPTGLSPYLRFGCLSCRLFYFKLTDLYKKVKKNSSPPLSLYGQLLWREFFYTAATNNPRFDKMEGNPICVQIPWDKNPEALAKWAEGRTGFPWIDAIMTQLRQEGWIHHLARHAVACFLTRGDLWISWEEGMKVFEELLLDADWSVNAGSWMWLSCSSFFQQFFHCYCPVGFGRRTDPNGDYIRRYLPVLRGFPAKYIYDPWNAPESVQKAAKCMIGVNYPKPMVNHAEASRLNIERMKQIYQQLSRYRGLGLLATVPSNPNGNGNGGLMGYSPGESISGCGSTGGAQLGTGDGHTVVQPCALGDSHTGASGIQQQGRTALGTGISAGKRPNPEEETQSVGPKVQRQSTN